The following coding sequences lie in one Arachis ipaensis cultivar K30076 chromosome B05, Araip1.1, whole genome shotgun sequence genomic window:
- the LOC107642352 gene encoding probable inactive shikimate kinase like 2, chloroplastic isoform X2, giving the protein MAAAAKGVWFLFRHAIPTKSVVVSFPSFSYSHKHKHKQLVGLRSFKCSSTAPLSTTTYEFSDGSSEVELRLNIGGLDVRSSRDLSVNADDTSLAIRVLRPGSPITLIETNRLFDRIKPAETIWYLDDDQLVVNFKKQDPDLKWPDIMESWESLAAGSTQLLKGASIYLVGECTEINQKVAQELATGLGYTPLSTKELLESISNQTVDSWLLAEGSDSVAKAESAVLESISSHVRTVVATLGGKHGAAGSADKWRHLYAGFSVWLSQTEAKDEDSAKEETHKSVRDGSTAYTNADVVVKLQGWDPAYAKSVAQACLSALKQLILSDKKLPGKKSLYIRLGCRGDWPNIKPPGWDPSSEGDMN; this is encoded by the exons ATGGCAGCGGCAGCAAAAGGTGTTTGGTTTCTGTTCCGACATGCCATTCCCACTAAAAGCGTGGTAGTGTCTTTCCCTTCATTCTCTTATTCTCACAAACATAAACACAAACAGTTGGTGGGTCTTCGCTCCTTCAAGTGTTCCTCCACTGCCCCACTCTCCACCACTACCTACGAG TTTTCTGATGGTTCCTCTGAGGTGGAGTTAAGATTAAACATAGGAGGATTAGATGTTCGAAGTTCAAGAGATTTATCAGTTAATGCTGATGACACTTCTTTAGCTATCAGAGTATTGAGGCCAGGATCTCCCATCACACTCATAGAAACTAATCGCCTTTTCGACAGGATTAAACCTGCTGAAACTATATG GTACCTTGATGATGATCAACTGGTTGTGAACTtcaagaaacaggatcctgattTGAAATGGCCCGATATCATGGAGTCGTGGGAATCGCTTGCTGCCGGATCCACACAACTGTTGAAAGGTGCATCGATCTACCTTGTTGGCGAATGCACCGAAATAAACCAGAAAGTGGCTCAAGAGCTTGCAACTGGACTTGG GTACACACCACTTAGTACAAAAGAGTTACTGGAATCAATTTCAAACCAAACAGTGGATTCAT GGCTGCTTGCTGAAGGTTCTGATTCAGTAGCAAAGGCAGAAAGTGCAGTACTAGAAAGCATTAGCAG TCATGTGAGGACAGTAGTTGCAACACTAGGAGGGAAACATGGAGCTGCTGGAAGTGCTGATAAGTGGCGGCATCTTTATGCTGGTTTTTCTGTCTGGTTGTCACAGACTGAAGCCAAAG ATGAAGATTCTGCAAAGGAGGAGACCCATAAAAGCGTCAGAGATGGCAGTACTGCATACACAAATGCAGATGTGGTTGTTAAACTTCAGGGCTGGGATCCTGCATATGCCAAAAGTGTGGCACAAGCATGTTTGAGTGCCTTAAAACAGTTAATCCTGTCAGACAAGAAACTCCCAG GCAAAAAGAGTCTGTACATAAGACTAGGATGTCGTGGTGACTGGCCAAACATCAAGCCACCCGGTTGGGATCCATCAAGTGAAGGCGACATGAACTAG
- the LOC107642352 gene encoding probable inactive shikimate kinase like 2, chloroplastic isoform X1, which translates to MAAAAKGVWFLFRHAIPTKSVVVSFPSFSYSHKHKHKQLVGLRSFKCSSTAPLSTTTYEVVNEMQFSDGSSEVELRLNIGGLDVRSSRDLSVNADDTSLAIRVLRPGSPITLIETNRLFDRIKPAETIWYLDDDQLVVNFKKQDPDLKWPDIMESWESLAAGSTQLLKGASIYLVGECTEINQKVAQELATGLGYTPLSTKELLESISNQTVDSWLLAEGSDSVAKAESAVLESISSHVRTVVATLGGKHGAAGSADKWRHLYAGFSVWLSQTEAKDEDSAKEETHKSVRDGSTAYTNADVVVKLQGWDPAYAKSVAQACLSALKQLILSDKKLPGKKSLYIRLGCRGDWPNIKPPGWDPSSEGDMN; encoded by the exons ATGGCAGCGGCAGCAAAAGGTGTTTGGTTTCTGTTCCGACATGCCATTCCCACTAAAAGCGTGGTAGTGTCTTTCCCTTCATTCTCTTATTCTCACAAACATAAACACAAACAGTTGGTGGGTCTTCGCTCCTTCAAGTGTTCCTCCACTGCCCCACTCTCCACCACTACCTACGAG GTAGTTAATGAAATGCAGTTTTCTGATGGTTCCTCTGAGGTGGAGTTAAGATTAAACATAGGAGGATTAGATGTTCGAAGTTCAAGAGATTTATCAGTTAATGCTGATGACACTTCTTTAGCTATCAGAGTATTGAGGCCAGGATCTCCCATCACACTCATAGAAACTAATCGCCTTTTCGACAGGATTAAACCTGCTGAAACTATATG GTACCTTGATGATGATCAACTGGTTGTGAACTtcaagaaacaggatcctgattTGAAATGGCCCGATATCATGGAGTCGTGGGAATCGCTTGCTGCCGGATCCACACAACTGTTGAAAGGTGCATCGATCTACCTTGTTGGCGAATGCACCGAAATAAACCAGAAAGTGGCTCAAGAGCTTGCAACTGGACTTGG GTACACACCACTTAGTACAAAAGAGTTACTGGAATCAATTTCAAACCAAACAGTGGATTCAT GGCTGCTTGCTGAAGGTTCTGATTCAGTAGCAAAGGCAGAAAGTGCAGTACTAGAAAGCATTAGCAG TCATGTGAGGACAGTAGTTGCAACACTAGGAGGGAAACATGGAGCTGCTGGAAGTGCTGATAAGTGGCGGCATCTTTATGCTGGTTTTTCTGTCTGGTTGTCACAGACTGAAGCCAAAG ATGAAGATTCTGCAAAGGAGGAGACCCATAAAAGCGTCAGAGATGGCAGTACTGCATACACAAATGCAGATGTGGTTGTTAAACTTCAGGGCTGGGATCCTGCATATGCCAAAAGTGTGGCACAAGCATGTTTGAGTGCCTTAAAACAGTTAATCCTGTCAGACAAGAAACTCCCAG GCAAAAAGAGTCTGTACATAAGACTAGGATGTCGTGGTGACTGGCCAAACATCAAGCCACCCGGTTGGGATCCATCAAGTGAAGGCGACATGAACTAG
- the LOC107642353 gene encoding inactive poly [ADP-ribose] polymerase RCD1: protein MEGKTAKALDRVAIHMKRKRATRYDSHRNGASLPLLRQWSSCKVAKRMRLGQHQSKLTNGGTHIGRFLRGYYLNYKKTGRPERLMFYKNGDWLDFPKDVLDLVKKDLEVKKATVEVQSNGRHLVLDFLHMYQMDLKTGLQQPLAWIDEHGCCFFPEIFAASDELYDISKQEGVTSTVANEIKLKLELAINELDGSKMLECSGESNALVKSIQIDATEKNDVEIEDSINNMDCQNVGEAIEQNRDLGLGDYTDSVYGKLDLDTVQTMFLKGMVSSGNDTGIVEIYRCSSATTQVRLELFQKQAEITKKAHGDANVRYAWLALSKNELSTMMQYGLGHCGLSLSKCKYAVGVHLAAATCPYASARYCDVDENGNSHLVLCRVIMGNMELLPAGGRQFRASSSEYDNGVDDILHPTYYIVWNMNMNSHIYPEFVVSFKVATNIQGNHGNPGVNVGAVGQCDPSQPESSTVDNGKAVPAARLVPKSPWMPFPALFAAIKSSVPPSTMDAIKGDYERFQKKQISRDVFIQRLRFIVGDNLLRTTVQKLQYKIPRSGESKVPAKE from the exons ATGGAAGGAAAAACTGCAAAGGCATTGGATAGAGTTGCAATCCACATGAAGCGGAAGCGGGCTACCCGATATGATTCACATCGTAACGGGGCTTCTCTGCCACTGTTACGTCAGTGGTCATCATGCAAGGTTGCCAAACGGATGAGATTGGGCCAACATCAAAGCAAGTTGACAAACGGTGGAACTCATATTGGACGGTTCTTACGTGGGTATTATTTGAACTATAAGAAGACTGGACGGCCCGAACGTTTGATGTTCTATAAGAATGGTGACTGGTTGGACTTTCCTAAGGATGTTCTTGACTTGGTTAAGAAAGATCTTGAGGTCAAGAAGGCAACAGTGGAGGTACAGTCAAATGGCCGTCATCTTGTGCTAGATTTTTTGCACATGTATCAGATGGACTTGAAGACTGGTTTGCAACAACCTCTAGCCTGGATTGATGAACATGGATGCTGCTTTTTCCCTGAAATCTTTGCGGCTTCGGATGAACTTTATGATATTTCCAAACAGGAGGGTGTAACTAGTACTGTCGCAAATGAAATAAAACTTAAGTTGGAATTAGCTATAAATGAATTGGATGGCTCCAAAATGTTGGAGTGTAGTGGAGAATCTAATGCTTTGGTTAAGAGCATTCAGATTGATGCCACTGAAAAAAATGATGTAGAAATTGAAGATAGCATTAATAATATGGACTGTCAAAATGTTGGTGAAGCCATTGAACAAAATCGGGACTTAGGATTAGGTGATTATACTGATTCTGTATATGGAAAGTTGGATTTAGATACTGTACAGACGATGTTTCTTAAAGGGATGGTTAGTTCTGGTAATGATACTGGCATAGTTGAGATTTATCGCTGCTCGAGTGCAACAACACAAGTGCGATTGGAGCTATTCCAGAAGCAAGCTGAAATTACGAAGAAAGCTCATGGGGATGCTAATGTTCGATATGCTTGGCTTGCTCTTTCAAAAAATGAACTATCTACAATGATGCAGTATGGACTTGGCCATTGTGGACTATCTTTATCTAAATGCAAATATGCTGTTGGTGTCCATCTTGCTGCTGCTACGTGCCCTTATGCAAG TGCACGTTATTGCGATGTTGACGAAAATGGGAATAGCCACTTGGTCTTGTGCCGTGTAATAATGGGAAACATGGAGCTTCTTCCTGCGGGTGGTCGACAGTTCCGTGCCAGTAGTAGTGAATATGATAATGGGGTTGATGACATTCTACATCCAACATACTATATTGTATGGAATATGAATATGAACTCCCACATCTACCCAGAATTCGTTGTTAGTTTCAAGGTGGCTACAAATATTCAAG GCAACCATGGTAACCCTGGGGTTAATGTAGGTGCAGTTGGTCAATGTGACCCTTCACAACCAGAGTCTTCTACAGTAGATAAT GGAAAAGCTGTGCCTGCTGCTCGCCTAGTTCCGAAATCCCCATGGATGCCTTTTCCAGCCCTTTTTGCTGCTATCAAAAGCTCAGTGCCTCCCAGCACCATGGATGCCATCAAAGGAGATTATGAACGATTCCAG aaaaAGCAAATATCCCGTGATGTTTTTATTCAGAGGTTGAGGTTCATAGTTGGAGATAATCTCTTGAGAACTACAGTACAAAAACTTCAATACAAG ATACCGCGGAGTGGTGAATCGAAGGTACCAGCCAAGGAGTAA
- the LOC107642354 gene encoding uncharacterized protein LOC107642354: MGKEGDLWDDSALINAFDHAISTFKKMHKNKNNSKDDSAGAEAEAEGETVMGATAEENGSNGDFRNIDTARDVDEKSNIPAADTPDLGETGSVPKLGDDCHAEPQVGHTCQDSTRGQGIQSEHDAYAYAYAYAQGVEEYNQLVVQYNELEEKRLKIWEQLNQYSAWNYQHDATATSSGVPYSNVQDYSMSPYQVSDPNVVCTCCPCFSQCSMASCTSAPGCSLDESGVGKPCNSHYVEMDHKMPFPCEDGKIHKIAMGAAEQALSSIRTTISGDSNVNEEKERTISEPKQTSGSGTDLTALLNAWYSAGFYTGKYLAEQSMANRK, encoded by the exons ATGGGTAAAGAAGGAGACTTGTGGGATGATTCTGCTCTCATCAATGCCTTCGACCACGCCATTTCTACGTTCAAG AAAATgcacaagaacaagaacaatagCAAGGATGACTCAGCTGGAGCTGAGGCTGAGGCTGAGGGAGAGACAGTGATGGGCGCCACCGCTGAAGAAAATGGTTCTAATGGCGACTTTCGAAATATTGACACTGCAAG GGATGTTGATGAGAAAAGCAATATTCCAGCTGCTGATACACCTGATTTAGGCGAGACTGGTTCTGTGCCGAAGTTGGGAGATGATTGTCATGCTGAGCCTCAGGTAGGACATACTTGTCAGGATTCAACAAGGGGCCAAGGCATCCAAAGTGAGCATGATGCTTATGCATATGCATATGCATATGCACAAGGTGTGGAGGAATATAATCAGTTAGTTGTTCAGTATAATGAACTTGAGGAGAAAAGGCTGAAGATTTGGGAGCAACTTAATCAGTATAGTGCTTGGAATTACCAACATGATGCTACTGCTACTAGTTCTGGTGTACCATATTCCAATGTGCAGGATTATTCAATGTCTCCTTACCAAGTTTCTGATCCAAATGTTGTTTGCACGTGTTGCCCGTGTTTTAGTCAATGTTCAATGGCTTCTTGCACATCTGCTCCCGGTTGTTCTCTAGATGAATCAGGTGTTGGTAAACCTTGTAACAGTCATTATGTGGAAATGGATCATAAAATGCCATTTCCATGTGAGGATGGTAAAATCCACAAAATAGCAATGGGAGCAGCAGAGCAGGCACTGTCGTCCATTAGAACAACCATTTCTGGTGATTCTAATGTGAATGAAG AGAAAGAGAGAACAATTTCTGAACCCAAACAAACTAGTGGCTCAGGAACAGATCTTACTGCTCTTTTGAATGCTTGGTATTCTGCGGGCTTCTATACTGGAAA GTATCTTGCTGAACAATCCATGgctaatagaaaatag
- the LOC107642355 gene encoding uncharacterized protein At1g32220, chloroplastic has translation MASFLTLPAISTRPIIPSAFYLKRPVFQSPPTLHFKQNRFSVCSSSAETGYRTDSRSNTIDVVADIKSERIVVLGGSGFVGSAICKAAVSKGIEVISLSRSGRPTYPDAWVDQVTWIAGDVFYVNWDEVLVGATAVVSTLGGFGSEEQMKRINGEANVVAVNAAKEYGIPKFILISVHDYNLPSFLLSSGYFTGKRKAESEVLSKYPSSGIVLRPGFIYGKRRVDGFEIPLDLVGVPAERILKATENFIKPLSSLPASDLFLTPPVSVDDVAFAVINGVLDDDFFGIFTVDQIKEAAEKVRA, from the exons ATGGCGTCTTTTCTCACTCTACCAGCTATTTCCACACGACCCATAATTCCCAGTGCCTTCTATCTCAAGAGACCTGTCTTTCAATCCCCACCCACTTTGCATTTCAAACAAAACCG GTTTTCTGTTTGCAGCAGTTCTGCAGAAACAGGTTACAGGACCGATTCCAGATCTAACACTATAGATGTTGTGGCTGATATTAAAAGCGAAAGG ATTGTAGTCTTGGGAGGGAGTGGCTTTGTTGGTTCTGCCATATGCAAGGCAGCAGTATCCAAGGGCATAGAAGTCATAAGCCTAAGCAG ATCAGGACGTCCTACTTATCCAGATGCATGGGTAGATCAAGTTACTTGGATTGCAG GCGATGTTTTTTATGTGAATTGGGATGAAGTATTAGTTGGAGCAACTGCGGTTGTTTCAACACTTGGTGGGTTTGGTAGCGAAGAACAGATGAAAAGGATTAACGGCGAGGCTAATGTCGTGGCTGTGAATGCTGCAAAGGAATATG GAATTCCGAAATTCATCTTGATCTCAGTTCATGATTACAACTTACCGTCATTCTTACTTTCGTCGGGGTACTTCACAGGAAAAAGGAAAGCGGAATCTGAGGTTCTCTCTAAATACCCGAGTTCAG GTATTGTATTGAGACCTGGATTCATATATGGGAAAAGGAGAGTGGATGGTTTTGAGATCCCTTTGGATCTAGTTGGGGTACCAGCAGAGAGAATTCTAAAAGCAACAGAGAACTTCATCAAACCATTAAGCTCTCTCCCTGCATCTGATTTGTTCTTAACCCCACCTGTTAGTGTTGATGATGTTGCATTTGCAGTTATCAATGGTGTCTTAGACGATGATTTCTTTGGCATTTTCACCGTTGACCAGATCAAAGAAGCTGCTGAAAAAGTGAGGGCATGA